Genomic segment of Drosophila ananassae strain 14024-0371.13 chromosome 2L, ASM1763931v2, whole genome shotgun sequence:
CCAGAGAGAACAGCCGAgggtgcagcagcagcagacaCAGCCGCAAAAGAGCCATTTCACGTTAACGGGCAGGGACTTCTTCAGGACTCCATTGATTCGACCCACCGTAGCCTTAAACTCTTCCGGAGCCACGCGTGACAGCAAGCCACATGGGAACTCAGAATTAAAGCGATTGCTTAGGCCAAAGCTGTAAAAAACAATGGatttaatatgtatatattatatatgtggTGGACGTGTCTGTGATGAGACAGACTGCATTTTTATTCTGCCCAACGCCTCGATTATGCAACCTGTCAATAATGGACAACTGTCCATTAACTGCCCATTTTAAAAAGTGAGGTCAAACTGCATCAATATTAAAAGAGGACTCGTGGAAATTAGGTTACTAAGACCTTGAACTACattctgttttctttttggaGAGCAGTTGTGTATAATTTGCTTAGAATGAGTAATAAAGTTGGCAATTAATCACTATTTTTATAGTTGAGCTTATCTGTTATGCGGCGGTTTGTCTTTTAAAACCATATTCCCTTAATGACTGAGACTCTTAATTATCTAATAATAATGGTGACTAAGGCATGCTCCACTTACACGGTCATGTTTCCAGCACCGCGAATAATGATGGGCTCCGGTACCGGCGCCACAGTCTGATCCTGAAAGTGCTCCAGCTCCTCAAGCTGATCATCCTCGTAAATAGCGTCAAAGTCGGAGAAGGACATGATAGTCGGATGTAGATGCGTTTGCAGTGCTCAGTTCTGGGTGGATGTGCTCATTCGCTGAAACAGGTGGCGAGGAGATAAAGAAGAGCCACAGGCGCTCTGGCTGTTGGGTGTGCGAGGTCAAAACATGTTGGGGGTTCCGTTTCTGGCAGGGATTCGAATACTGGCTGAGGATTTGCTTCAAAGGTTTTCAGAATGTTCTTCGGCTGATT
This window contains:
- the LOC6499079 gene encoding cysteine-rich hydrophobic domain-containing protein 2, which translates into the protein MSFSDFDAIYEDDQLEELEHFQDQTVAPVPEPIIIRGAGNMTVFGLSNRFNSEFPCGLLSRVAPEEFKATVGRINGVLKKSLPVNVKWLFCGCVCCCCTLGCSLWPVICLSKRTQLTLDKLFEWENNHLYHKLGLHWRLHKQQCDSNSMMEYVILIEFIPKTPIYRPD